GCTGCGCCGACGGTGGGGCCGACGCGGATGCTCGACTACGAGCTCGAGGTCGGCGCGTTCGTCGGCGAGGGGAATCCGTTAGGCGTACCGGTCCCGCTCGCGGCGGCGGCGGCGCACGTGTTCGGGCTCTGCCTCGTGAACGACTGGTCGGCGCGCGACGTGCAGGCCTGGGAGTACCAACCGCTCGGCCCGTTCCTCGGCAAGAGCTTCGCGACGACGGTCTCTCCGTGGGTGGTCACGCTCGACGCGCTCGCGCCGTTCCGGACGCCCGCGGCGGCGCGACCGCCGGGCGATCCGGCACCGCTGCCGTACCTGTCCGACGCCGAGGACCAAGCGCGCGGGGGCTTCGACATCACGGTCGATGCGTGGATTCGGACGGCACGGATGCGGGAGGAAGGAACGGAGGCCGTGCGCGTATCGCGCGGGGCGTTCTGCGAGTTGTACTGGACGTTCGGGCAGATGCTCGCGCACCACACGGTGAACGGGTGCAACCTGCGGCCGGGCGATCTCCTCGCGAGCGGGACGGTGTCAACGGCGGAGCGCGACGGACTCGGGTGCCTGCTCGAACTGACACGGCGAGGAGCGGAGCCGCTGACGTTGCCGAACGGCGAGCGGCGCGCGTTTCTCGAGGACGGCGACGAGGTGATCCTGCGCGGCCGTTGCGAGCGGGAAGGAGAGAGGGGGATCGGCTTCGGAGAATGCCGGGGAATCGTGTCGTTCGGGACTGACTAGCGGGGCGGATAGAGCGACGGGTGGAGCGTGGGTGGGAAGGCGTCCCAGGTGGGCGCACGCGGGGAAGTCGTTGGGGCGGTTCCGGATCGGGCGGCGCAGAGGAACCAAGGCGGAGTCACGGGGCGGGTACGGGGCCTGGCTGGAGAACAAGGGTCGGACCGCCTGCCCCAGCCGTGCCCGACCGGCCGCAGCGGTCGCCCTGCGG
The Gemmatimonadetes bacterium T265 genome window above contains:
- the fahA gene encoding fumarylacetoacetase encodes the protein MTDTLDPSLLCWVESAHDPATDFPIQNLPFGVFRRAGSDDAPRVGVAIGDQVLDLAASVDAGVLAGMAGTPLDAACRAPALNALMGMGRAAATALREQVSLALRAGGTPSRYGRERAARVLVPQAEAELFVPAVVGDYTDFYASVHHATNVGRMFRPDQPLMPNYKWVPIGYHGRASSLVPSGTPVRRPAGQRKGPDDAAPTVGPTRMLDYELEVGAFVGEGNPLGVPVPLAAAAAHVFGLCLVNDWSARDVQAWEYQPLGPFLGKSFATTVSPWVVTLDALAPFRTPAAARPPGDPAPLPYLSDAEDQARGGFDITVDAWIRTARMREEGTEAVRVSRGAFCELYWTFGQMLAHHTVNGCNLRPGDLLASGTVSTAERDGLGCLLELTRRGAEPLTLPNGERRAFLEDGDEVILRGRCEREGERGIGFGECRGIVSFGTD